Proteins found in one Aneurinibacillus uraniidurans genomic segment:
- a CDS encoding YhgE/Pip domain-containing protein: MKKILHIYITDWRNIFRVPIALLLIIGLMILPSLYAWFNLKASWDPYGDTSGIKIAVTNEDVGTVIHKGNINKSINVGSEIVENLKKNHKLGWTFVTRDEAERGVTHGDYYASLLIPKDFSAKIATILEEKQQKPEIEYSVNEKINAIAPKITTTGASSVVAQVSENFIKTTSEAILTLFNEAGIKLERELPTIRHIESRIFELERSLPEIEAAGNKALELEKKLPEIREKSQKVVELEKKIPEIHQAANQILVLEEKLPKIKEVGQEIVFIQQKLPDIQRVADRIVDIDHNFGQVEKGLATAIEDTGKAAAIISSAQQALPKLAQIAHDGGAFASGLHDFLTQNHRAFEAAVPIIKQNLILLQQTADAVTQLTDVLQTANIDPKPTLAALSFLQERLQNGAAIIGRTIELVATLNKYAPNAVLEKMIDQLTKVKNNFEQQSRTLHAIQTAIEQGEKPAKQLVDNLNKLSKDASYTLGEILSRYDSEIVPAVTKALDQLTSTAQNASDVLQAAQERLPDIKTILDDAAAGVAFGQQELARLQQNMPEIRQKVHEAAQNIQAKMGDLTQGVNEAARFFQNDLPRLEPKVHQAAGFVRNDLPRVEQDVHKVANLIQTKLPKVETAVHKVANLVRNDLPEFEDSVKNAADKIRAFKQSQNIGDIIALLKNDINTESDFLAKPVLLKEHKKFPIPNYGSAMTPFYTVLSLWVGAILLVSLLRLDVEDPEGLYKSRDIYFGRLLTFLTIGVFQALIVSIGDMLVLGAYVANPISFVLFGVFSSVVFMTIVYTFVSVFGNIGKALAIIMLVLQLSGSGGTFPIEVTPPFFQAIHPLLPFTYAISLLREAVGGIVSDIVWKDIGYMLLFLAGAFVLGLVLKEPLSKSTQRVAERTKESKIIH, translated from the coding sequence GTGAAAAAAATTCTTCATATATACATAACAGACTGGCGCAATATTTTTCGTGTGCCGATTGCGCTTTTGCTTATCATTGGTTTGATGATCCTTCCATCTCTGTACGCCTGGTTCAACTTAAAAGCGTCCTGGGACCCGTATGGCGATACATCCGGGATTAAGATTGCCGTCACGAACGAAGATGTCGGTACCGTTATACATAAAGGAAACATCAATAAAAGCATCAATGTCGGCAGCGAAATCGTAGAAAACCTTAAAAAGAATCATAAGCTTGGCTGGACGTTCGTTACACGCGACGAAGCAGAGCGGGGCGTTACACACGGGGATTACTATGCCAGCTTGCTAATTCCAAAAGACTTTTCCGCTAAGATCGCGACCATTCTCGAAGAAAAGCAGCAGAAACCGGAGATTGAGTACAGCGTTAATGAAAAAATTAACGCGATTGCACCGAAAATTACCACGACCGGTGCCTCAAGTGTGGTGGCGCAAGTTAGTGAAAACTTCATCAAGACGACCAGCGAAGCGATTTTGACGTTATTTAATGAAGCGGGAATTAAGCTGGAGCGGGAACTGCCAACAATTCGTCATATTGAAAGTCGGATCTTTGAGCTCGAACGAAGTCTGCCGGAGATTGAGGCAGCCGGAAACAAAGCGCTGGAGCTGGAGAAAAAGCTGCCAGAAATCCGGGAGAAAAGTCAAAAAGTCGTCGAGCTAGAAAAGAAAATTCCAGAAATCCATCAGGCAGCGAACCAGATTCTTGTGCTGGAAGAGAAACTTCCAAAAATTAAGGAAGTCGGTCAGGAAATCGTGTTCATTCAGCAGAAGCTGCCTGATATTCAGCGGGTAGCGGATCGGATTGTTGACATTGATCACAATTTTGGTCAGGTAGAAAAGGGGCTTGCGACGGCGATTGAAGATACGGGGAAAGCCGCGGCTATTATTAGTAGTGCGCAGCAGGCATTGCCGAAGCTAGCGCAGATTGCGCACGATGGGGGAGCATTTGCGAGCGGACTTCATGATTTTCTCACGCAAAATCATAGGGCGTTCGAGGCCGCAGTTCCGATTATCAAGCAGAATCTTATCTTGTTACAGCAAACAGCTGACGCCGTGACGCAGCTAACAGATGTGTTACAAACGGCGAACATTGATCCGAAGCCAACGCTTGCTGCGCTGTCTTTCTTGCAGGAGCGTTTGCAAAATGGCGCGGCTATCATTGGCAGAACGATCGAGCTAGTAGCGACGCTGAATAAATATGCGCCGAATGCGGTACTTGAAAAAATGATCGATCAGCTCACGAAGGTAAAAAATAATTTTGAGCAGCAGAGTCGTACGCTGCATGCGATTCAGACTGCGATCGAGCAGGGAGAGAAGCCAGCCAAGCAGCTAGTGGACAATTTGAACAAGTTATCAAAAGACGCAAGTTATACGTTAGGTGAGATTTTATCCCGTTATGATTCCGAGATTGTCCCGGCTGTTACGAAGGCGCTGGATCAGTTGACGTCTACGGCGCAGAACGCATCAGATGTACTACAAGCAGCGCAGGAGCGCCTTCCTGATATAAAAACGATTCTTGATGATGCCGCAGCCGGGGTAGCATTTGGTCAACAGGAGCTAGCACGCTTGCAGCAGAACATGCCCGAGATTCGCCAGAAGGTTCATGAAGCAGCCCAAAACATTCAGGCCAAAATGGGGGATCTAACCCAAGGTGTTAATGAAGCGGCTCGTTTTTTCCAAAATGACTTGCCGCGCTTAGAGCCGAAAGTTCATCAGGCAGCGGGGTTTGTGCGAAACGACTTGCCACGTGTCGAGCAAGATGTGCATAAAGTAGCGAACCTTATTCAGACGAAGCTTCCGAAAGTGGAAACGGCGGTGCATAAGGTAGCCAATCTTGTCCGGAATGATCTGCCTGAGTTCGAAGATTCGGTGAAGAACGCAGCCGATAAAATTCGCGCGTTTAAGCAGTCACAAAACATCGGGGACATTATCGCGTTATTGAAAAACGACATTAATACGGAAAGTGATTTTCTCGCGAAACCTGTATTGTTGAAGGAACACAAAAAGTTCCCGATCCCGAATTATGGATCAGCAATGACACCCTTCTATACCGTGCTTTCATTATGGGTGGGTGCGATTCTTTTAGTATCATTGCTGCGCTTAGATGTGGAAGATCCAGAGGGACTCTATAAAAGCCGGGATATTTATTTTGGCAGGCTGCTGACATTTTTGACGATTGGCGTATTTCAGGCGCTTATTGTATCGATTGGCGATATGCTTGTGTTAGGGGCGTATGTAGCAAATCCGATTTCCTTTGTGCTATTTGGGGTGTTCAGTAGTGTAGTGTTTATGACGATTGTCTACACATTTGTATCCGTGTTTGGCAACATTGGCAAAGCACTTGCCATTATTATGCTCGTCCTTCAGTTATCTGGTTCCGGTGGGACATTTCCGATTGAAGTGACACCGCCATTTTTCCAGGCGATTCATCCACTGCTGCCGTTTACGTATGCAATTAGTCTGCTGCGGGAAGCGGTTGGGGGAATCGTATCTGATATTGTATGGAAAGATATCGGTTATATGCTGCTCTTCTTGGCTGGAGCATTCGTACTTGGCCTTGTATTGAAGGAACCGCTGAGCAAGTCGACGCAGCGAGTAGCAGAAAGGACGAAAGAAAGTAAGATCATTCATTAA
- a CDS encoding SAM-dependent methyltransferase, giving the protein MQKYLFQQFFAKLNPVPFHIHFWDGSTEQYGDGTPRFTLTFHKELPFTSFIKQPSLAFGEAYMNGDIDMEGNIEEVIRAATSNHSLIWSEVLSRLPKISLRKQQENVQHHYDVGNDFYSLWLDQTMSYSCAYFHTPEDSLEQAQLQKIDHILRKLQLKEGETLLDIGSGWGWLIIRAAQQYGVKALGITLSEEQCKKTKERIAELGLTGQVDVELMNYQNLPNTKRVFDKISSVGMFEHVGQNQYPTFMKTVQSMLKDGGLMLLHTITHLKEDPTDPWIAKHIFPGGYIPSFREIIQLLPDYDFHALDIENLRIHYAMTLDEWAKRFDANEDKVRAMYDERFIRMWRLYLRSSAAFFRLGGLDLHQILFSKGINNSLPLTRNHLYTTST; this is encoded by the coding sequence ATGCAAAAGTATTTATTTCAGCAGTTTTTTGCTAAACTCAATCCCGTTCCCTTCCACATCCATTTTTGGGACGGCAGCACTGAGCAGTATGGCGACGGAACCCCTCGTTTTACGCTTACGTTTCATAAAGAACTACCCTTCACATCTTTTATAAAGCAGCCTTCTCTTGCATTCGGTGAGGCATATATGAATGGCGATATTGATATGGAAGGTAACATTGAAGAAGTCATTCGAGCAGCCACATCCAATCACAGCCTGATCTGGTCAGAGGTACTCTCCCGCCTGCCAAAAATCAGCCTGCGCAAACAACAAGAAAACGTACAGCATCATTACGATGTCGGCAATGACTTCTACTCTCTCTGGCTCGATCAAACAATGAGCTATTCCTGCGCATACTTCCACACACCAGAAGACTCGCTGGAGCAAGCACAGCTTCAAAAAATCGATCACATTTTACGAAAGCTTCAGCTCAAAGAAGGCGAAACACTGCTCGATATCGGAAGCGGCTGGGGGTGGCTCATCATTCGCGCCGCCCAACAGTACGGGGTTAAAGCACTCGGTATCACACTCAGTGAAGAACAATGTAAGAAAACAAAAGAACGCATTGCGGAACTCGGCCTGACCGGACAGGTAGACGTTGAATTGATGAACTATCAAAACTTGCCAAACACAAAGCGTGTGTTTGACAAAATTTCCAGCGTGGGTATGTTCGAGCACGTCGGTCAAAATCAATATCCGACCTTTATGAAAACCGTTCAAAGCATGCTAAAAGACGGCGGATTAATGCTGCTTCATACGATTACACACCTAAAGGAAGACCCGACTGACCCGTGGATTGCCAAGCACATTTTTCCAGGCGGCTACATTCCTTCCTTCCGCGAAATCATTCAACTGCTGCCCGACTATGATTTCCATGCGCTTGATATCGAAAACTTACGCATTCATTATGCGATGACACTGGATGAGTGGGCGAAGCGGTTCGATGCAAATGAAGATAAGGTCCGCGCCATGTATGATGAACGCTTTATCCGAATGTGGCGTCTGTATTTGCGTTCGAGCGCTGCCTTTTTCCGTCTGGGTGGTCTCGACCTGCATCAGATTTTATTCTCCAAAGGCATCAATAATAGCCTGCCTCTTACACGAAATCATTTGTATACAACGAGTACCTAA
- the trhA gene encoding PAQR family membrane homeostasis protein TrhA, producing the protein MATTHTYTKKEEIANAITHGIGVLLSIIALVFLIRYSVDKGTMWHVVSFTIYGVSMLVLYLSSTLLHSFPEGKVKDILEVLDHSSIYLFIAGSYTPFLFVIVKGTLGWTLFGIVWGMAVCGIVFKMFFVKRFLFLSTLLYILMGWLIVLAWEPLTSVLSGGGLSLLVWGGILYTVGCVFYVWRGFPFHHAVWHLFVLAGSLLHFFSVFWYVLPLA; encoded by the coding sequence ATGGCTACCACTCACACGTACACGAAAAAAGAAGAGATCGCTAATGCGATTACACATGGGATTGGGGTTTTGTTGAGCATTATTGCACTTGTGTTTCTGATCCGCTACTCCGTAGACAAGGGAACTATGTGGCATGTTGTCAGCTTTACCATCTACGGAGTTAGCATGCTGGTGCTGTATTTGTCCTCTACCTTACTGCACAGCTTTCCAGAAGGTAAAGTCAAAGACATACTCGAAGTATTGGATCATTCTTCTATCTACCTCTTCATCGCAGGCTCGTACACACCGTTCTTGTTTGTCATCGTCAAAGGCACACTCGGCTGGACGCTGTTCGGCATCGTATGGGGCATGGCGGTATGCGGTATTGTCTTTAAAATGTTTTTCGTGAAGAGATTTTTGTTTCTGTCCACATTACTGTACATTTTGATGGGCTGGCTCATTGTCCTGGCATGGGAGCCGCTCACGTCTGTACTTTCAGGTGGCGGGCTTTCGCTGCTCGTCTGGGGCGGTATCCTGTATACGGTCGGATGCGTGTTTTATGTATGGCGCGGCTTTCCGTTCCATCATGCAGTTTGGCATTTGTTCGTACTTGCCGGATCACTGCTTCATTTCTTCTCTGTCTTTTGGTATGTGCTGCCGCTTGCCTAG
- a CDS encoding copper amine oxidase N-terminal domain-containing protein, giving the protein MKTSMVSTMVAASLVLGGTSVFADKPVQKSEAQDQAKKETKEELKGLYNALRHVHNPSAREAILRNIAKHEASVQTSPTPSVPATTTGDTVTIGGNPVTTGDTVTIQPPAPATPPINITIKINGNVVVFDQQPMVVDGRTLVPLRAIFDQLGVRTEWDEKTKMVKASKGKKKMSMQIGSHQAMVDGKVIKLDQQARIVNGRTLVPLRFVSESIGAQVNWDGKTGTVDIKGNKQ; this is encoded by the coding sequence ATGAAAACATCAATGGTAAGCACAATGGTAGCAGCTTCACTCGTACTTGGTGGAACGTCCGTATTCGCAGATAAACCGGTACAAAAATCAGAAGCACAAGATCAGGCAAAGAAGGAAACAAAAGAGGAGCTTAAGGGACTGTACAATGCACTTAGACATGTACATAATCCGTCCGCTCGCGAAGCTATTTTACGGAATATTGCAAAACATGAGGCGTCAGTACAAACATCACCTACACCGTCCGTACCGGCTACAACAACAGGTGACACGGTAACGATAGGAGGCAATCCCGTCACAACAGGTGATACAGTAACGATACAACCACCTGCACCGGCCACTCCGCCAATCAACATTACCATTAAAATCAATGGAAATGTAGTTGTATTTGACCAGCAGCCGATGGTCGTGGATGGCCGTACACTCGTACCGCTCCGCGCGATTTTTGATCAGCTTGGTGTACGCACAGAGTGGGATGAGAAAACAAAAATGGTAAAGGCGTCGAAAGGCAAAAAGAAAATGTCTATGCAAATCGGTTCTCATCAGGCGATGGTGGATGGCAAAGTCATCAAACTGGACCAGCAGGCACGCATCGTAAATGGCCGCACGCTTGTACCACTTCGTTTTGTTAGTGAATCAATTGGTGCACAGGTGAACTGGGACGGTAAGACAGGTACAGTCGATATTAAAGGAAATAAACAATAA
- the glmS gene encoding glutamine--fructose-6-phosphate transaminase (isomerizing) encodes MSGIVGFIGKRNALPILLDCLDTLDYRGYDSAGIAISDESVIHIRKTVGRIDDLRAVVNRDPVTTGILGIGHTRWATHGIPSEANSHPLLGCDDRFIVVHNGIIENYPQLKRNLQKQGHTFATETDTEVIPHLLEEYDTGDFEKTVQVVLPMLAGSFALAIMSKAQPDTIIAVSQNNPLVLGRDKADLYFASDIPAMLPFTRQFYPIQNGEYAVLTQGHVTIKKFADGSEVCPIWRLADESLEDVLLNGYEHYMRKEIFDQPKALRDTLAGRLTEDGVELAELAAAWDAGLFARVRKIDIVASGTSYHAGLIGKKALEQLLHFPVAAAYSSEFVHEHANLDETNLVILLSQSGETADTLSALREAQKYGCPTIAITNTAGSTIARKADCTLLTKAGPELAVASTKAYTTQIAAMLLLAVWTAQRMSSLQPTQVADLLAALRQLPTDVESTLIMIDEAIDQFAQMTYDQESLFLIGRGLDYVLALEGALKLQEIAYIHADAYAAGEMKHGTMALITPGMPVIALATQMGSVFDKTVSNIKEVKARDAFVVGITTVSDDVLADEVDEVMYIPETHPFLMPVLAAIPLQLLAYYAGTVRGHDVDRPRNLAKSLTVE; translated from the coding sequence ATGAGTGGTATCGTTGGGTTTATTGGAAAACGAAATGCACTACCGATTCTGCTCGATTGTCTGGATACACTCGATTATCGGGGATATGATTCAGCTGGAATTGCTATTTCTGATGAAAGTGTTATACATATACGTAAAACCGTAGGACGTATCGATGATTTACGTGCGGTTGTGAACCGTGATCCGGTCACAACGGGTATCTTGGGTATTGGACATACACGCTGGGCAACGCACGGGATTCCATCGGAGGCGAATTCCCATCCGTTACTTGGATGTGATGATCGATTTATTGTCGTACATAACGGGATTATTGAGAATTATCCGCAGCTAAAGCGTAATTTGCAGAAGCAGGGTCATACGTTTGCAACGGAAACAGATACCGAAGTCATTCCGCACTTGCTCGAAGAATATGACACGGGTGACTTTGAGAAAACGGTACAAGTAGTATTGCCCATGCTTGCGGGATCATTCGCACTGGCCATTATGTCAAAGGCGCAGCCTGACACAATTATTGCTGTGTCGCAAAACAATCCGCTCGTCCTCGGTCGGGACAAAGCGGATCTGTACTTTGCGTCCGATATTCCGGCGATGCTCCCGTTTACTCGCCAGTTTTATCCGATTCAAAATGGGGAGTATGCGGTGCTCACGCAAGGACATGTTACGATTAAAAAGTTTGCGGATGGATCGGAAGTATGTCCGATTTGGCGGCTGGCAGATGAATCACTTGAAGATGTGCTGCTAAATGGGTATGAACACTATATGCGCAAAGAAATTTTTGATCAGCCAAAGGCGCTGCGGGACACGCTGGCAGGTCGCCTGACAGAAGACGGTGTTGAGCTTGCTGAACTTGCTGCTGCATGGGACGCAGGTTTGTTTGCCCGTGTTCGCAAGATTGATATTGTCGCAAGCGGCACATCCTATCATGCAGGGTTGATCGGAAAAAAGGCACTCGAACAGCTTCTTCATTTTCCGGTGGCCGCTGCGTATTCGTCTGAATTCGTGCATGAACATGCTAACCTGGATGAGACGAATCTTGTTATTTTATTGAGTCAATCAGGCGAGACAGCTGATACACTATCCGCTTTGCGGGAAGCCCAAAAATACGGGTGTCCGACGATTGCGATTACGAATACAGCGGGCAGTACGATTGCGCGGAAAGCGGACTGCACCTTGCTGACGAAAGCGGGCCCGGAGCTAGCGGTTGCATCGACAAAAGCGTACACCACACAAATTGCAGCGATGCTGTTGCTCGCGGTCTGGACCGCGCAGCGCATGAGCAGTCTCCAGCCAACACAGGTAGCTGATTTATTAGCTGCTCTTCGTCAGTTGCCGACAGATGTAGAATCTACGCTTATTATGATTGACGAGGCGATTGATCAGTTCGCACAGATGACGTATGATCAGGAAAGTTTGTTCTTGATCGGACGCGGGCTGGATTATGTGCTGGCGCTGGAAGGAGCGCTTAAGCTGCAGGAAATCGCGTACATTCATGCGGATGCGTACGCAGCGGGTGAGATGAAGCACGGAACGATGGCACTTATTACGCCAGGGATGCCGGTTATCGCGCTGGCCACTCAGATGGGATCTGTGTTTGATAAGACGGTCAGCAATATTAAGGAAGTGAAAGCACGGGATGCGTTCGTGGTCGGGATTACGACGGTGAGTGATGATGTGTTGGCGGATGAAGTGGATGAGGTTATGTATATTCCGGAGACACACCCGTTCTTGATGCCGGTGCTAGCGGCGATTCCGCTGCAGTTGCTGGCTTATTATGCGGGAACGGTGCGCGGGCATGATGTGGATAGACCGAGGAATTTGGCGAAGAGTTTGACGGTGGAATAG
- a CDS encoding glycosyltransferase gives MRVLVFTATKGFQYEVVHVFAQEIVDGFKELGWETELIGVNQPKEILIKETINAIHRGIDFVLHFNGYLCNNINGTNIVYECLKACNIPVGVILVDHPFYHINRIRAFDKSKTFICMYDEGFLYSFEKYIDNLMPIAQLMHGGSYAENVDPEKIYDVVIAGTINKPTDFLEQIDMEEGILKDTLVTIYKRAKNNYTVPVYDYFEEELKKIGVSCNMIKEDANINSFLTKMYLLIDKNLRQSFRYNVLKALLEAGIDVQLYGNCNVKELEVYDNLHIHGAIDYKELLEEMAKSKIVVQDLPAFLNGSHERVLSAMLNKALVLSNINNYCNGEIQDRDSIVYYDVNNLDDLVQQVEFYLKNDIERQKIVNRAYEIVNGKHTWKNRAEELIGIYESFKNIN, from the coding sequence ATGAGAGTATTAGTTTTTACGGCAACAAAAGGGTTTCAGTATGAAGTAGTACATGTTTTTGCACAAGAAATAGTTGATGGATTTAAAGAATTAGGATGGGAAACAGAGTTAATAGGGGTTAATCAGCCGAAAGAAATATTAATTAAAGAGACAATTAACGCTATTCATAGAGGTATAGATTTCGTACTGCATTTTAATGGTTATTTATGTAATAATATAAATGGAACGAATATAGTATATGAGTGTCTAAAAGCTTGTAATATACCAGTAGGTGTTATTTTAGTAGATCACCCATTTTATCATATTAATAGAATTCGTGCATTTGATAAAAGTAAGACATTTATATGTATGTATGATGAAGGTTTTTTGTATTCATTTGAAAAGTATATAGACAATTTGATGCCAATTGCACAACTTATGCACGGTGGGAGTTATGCAGAAAATGTAGACCCTGAAAAAATATATGATGTAGTAATTGCAGGTACAATAAATAAACCTACAGATTTTCTTGAACAAATAGATATGGAAGAGGGCATTTTAAAAGATACATTAGTAACGATTTATAAAAGAGCAAAGAATAATTATACAGTACCAGTTTATGATTATTTTGAAGAAGAGTTAAAAAAAATAGGTGTAAGCTGTAATATGATTAAGGAAGATGCAAATATTAATAGCTTTTTAACAAAAATGTATTTATTAATAGATAAAAATTTAAGACAAAGTTTTCGATATAATGTACTTAAAGCCCTTTTAGAAGCGGGAATAGATGTACAGCTATATGGTAACTGCAATGTTAAAGAATTGGAAGTATATGATAATTTACATATACATGGAGCTATAGACTATAAAGAACTTCTTGAAGAAATGGCTAAAAGCAAGATTGTAGTACAAGATTTACCTGCATTCTTAAACGGTTCCCATGAAAGAGTTTTAAGTGCTATGCTAAATAAAGCTTTAGTATTAAGTAACATTAATAATTATTGTAATGGCGAAATTCAAGATAGAGATAGTATTGTATACTATGATGTAAATAATTTAGATGACCTTGTACAACAAGTAGAATTTTATTTGAAAAATGATATAGAAAGACAAAAAATAGTTAATAGAGCATACGAGATTGTAAATGGAAAACATACCTGGAAAAATAGAGCAGAGGAACTAATAGGTATTTATGAGAGTTTTAAAAATATAAACTGA
- a CDS encoding RDD family protein, producing the protein MYAGFWKRFLASFIDGLIVGIPINIIVIPISFLLGFAAYSADPYGEGVANGIMALFQFVVFIFTTVVTWLYFALMESSKKQATFGKRALGIKVVALNGERISFGKATGRYFGKIFSSIFCIGYIMIAFTGKKQGLHDMMSGCLVVNSDAYDSQNNATLGVGSSSKKNS; encoded by the coding sequence ATGTACGCTGGCTTCTGGAAACGGTTCTTGGCGTCATTTATTGACGGACTTATTGTTGGGATTCCGATTAATATCATTGTCATTCCTATATCGTTTCTTTTGGGCTTTGCTGCTTATTCAGCAGATCCTTATGGTGAAGGCGTAGCGAATGGCATTATGGCACTATTTCAATTCGTTGTATTCATTTTCACTACTGTTGTGACCTGGTTGTACTTCGCCTTAATGGAAAGTTCGAAAAAGCAGGCCACTTTTGGCAAAAGGGCACTTGGTATCAAAGTGGTAGCTCTGAATGGAGAACGTATTTCATTCGGCAAGGCTACCGGGAGATACTTTGGAAAAATTTTTTCTAGCATCTTTTGCATTGGTTATATCATGATTGCATTCACTGGAAAAAAACAAGGGCTTCACGATATGATGTCAGGATGTTTAGTAGTAAATAGTGATGCTTACGATTCACAAAACAATGCCACTCTTGGTGTTGGATCTTCATCTAAAAAAAATAGCTAG
- a CDS encoding zinc ribbon domain-containing protein YjdM, which yields MVNLPNCPKCNSEYTYEDGSLLVCPECAHEWSVESEGENSEDQKVIKDANGNVLQDGDSVTVIKDLKVKGTSSVVKIGTKVKNIRLVEGDHDIDCKIDGFGAMKLKSEFVKKV from the coding sequence ATGGTTAATTTGCCAAATTGCCCGAAATGTAATTCAGAGTACACGTACGAAGATGGAAGCCTTTTGGTTTGCCCGGAATGTGCGCATGAGTGGAGTGTAGAATCAGAAGGCGAAAATAGTGAAGATCAAAAGGTTATCAAAGATGCGAACGGAAATGTCTTACAAGATGGTGATTCTGTAACCGTAATCAAAGACCTTAAAGTAAAAGGAACCTCATCAGTCGTAAAAATAGGTACAAAAGTGAAAAATATACGATTGGTTGAGGGAGACCATGATATTGACTGTAAAATTGATGGTTTTGGAGCGATGAAATTAAAATCTGAATTTGTTAAAAAGGTATGA
- a CDS encoding undecaprenyl-diphosphatase, which yields MKLSQIDFSLFQTINQLCPSHPILSLVMKFLSLYGAYILYLGIVVYWFSGTKKNRQMVLQALLSACVALGISGVIGHFFYRPRPFATHDVIQLIDHANNASFPSNHATGALVIAVSFWLFRKKMSWAWLLLALGIAFSRVWVGVHYPGDVLVGSILGTLTALTVHYLLPKVKFMYQTMNEILSFATKVENGILTMNSKNKSS from the coding sequence ATGAAACTTTCACAAATTGACTTTTCTCTATTTCAAACGATTAATCAGCTTTGCCCTTCTCATCCTATACTTAGCCTGGTTATGAAATTTCTTTCTTTATACGGAGCGTACATTCTTTATCTCGGTATTGTTGTGTATTGGTTTTCTGGTACGAAGAAAAATCGCCAGATGGTTCTCCAGGCTTTATTATCCGCTTGTGTAGCTTTAGGAATAAGCGGGGTAATCGGACATTTCTTTTATCGTCCACGTCCGTTTGCCACACATGATGTCATTCAATTAATTGATCACGCCAATAATGCCTCTTTTCCTAGCAATCATGCTACAGGAGCGCTTGTCATCGCTGTTTCTTTTTGGCTGTTCCGCAAAAAGATGAGCTGGGCCTGGCTGCTGTTAGCACTTGGCATTGCATTTTCGCGTGTTTGGGTCGGGGTACATTATCCAGGTGATGTATTAGTCGGTAGTATTCTCGGAACATTGACAGCTCTTACCGTTCATTATTTGTTACCAAAAGTAAAATTTATGTACCAAACTATGAATGAGATTCTTTCTTTTGCTACTAAAGTTGAAAATGGTATTTTAACGATGAACAGCAAAAATAAGTCTTCGTAA
- a CDS encoding ArsR/SmtB family transcription factor, translating into MEHKGHRSPATCDSLDEETLFMVSQTFKALSDPTRIRILYLLSQKECAVSEIAEELGLLQSTVSHQLRFLKNLRLVKFRRAGTTLYYSHDDDHVMDLLREAIHHACHD; encoded by the coding sequence ATGGAGCATAAGGGGCATCGTAGCCCAGCAACGTGCGACAGTTTGGATGAGGAAACGTTATTTATGGTTTCGCAAACCTTTAAAGCACTATCTGATCCTACACGTATTCGAATTTTATACTTATTATCACAAAAGGAATGTGCGGTTAGTGAAATTGCAGAGGAGCTTGGGCTATTGCAGTCCACTGTTTCACACCAGCTTCGGTTTCTAAAAAATTTACGGTTGGTAAAGTTTAGGCGAGCAGGGACTACCTTGTATTATTCGCATGATGATGATCATGTTATGGATTTGTTACGTGAGGCGATTCATCATGCATGCCATGATTAG